TAGCAATGATTTCGGCATGATTAGGGTTGCCGATTAAAATAATATGATAACCTTGGCTTTCAAAACTTTCGATTTTTTTATAAACCCATTTTAGCAAAACTGGGCAGGTGGCATCGTGAAAAACAATGCCTTGCCGAGTTAAGCGTTGTTTTAATTCTTTAGGATAACCATGGGCTGTAATAACCACTTCTTTAATATTTTGCCCTACCAGATTTTCAATTTCTTCATAACGCTCTAAAATGGGGATGCCTTTTTCATTGAGATCATTGACAATTTTAGGATTATGCACGATAGGGCCAAGGATAGGCTTGGCGTGAGTTTCGGCAAGGTCAATCGCCGCTTCAACTCCAAAACAGGTGCCGGCACTGCGGGCAATAATAACTTCTAATATTCTTTCCTGATCCATGCCGCTTAGCTATTGAAAGAAAAGGAGGAAAAGTCAAGGTCATGTTGGCTTTCGGAATTGAATTTCATCAATTAACAAAACTGTCATATCAATCGGTGCGTGAAAATGTTTATCAACCCGATTGGAATCAGCAACCCGCCCCCTTTCGTCATTTTCAACAAGGCCCCCTCTTGTTGTTAGAACCTCATCCTACCACTCCCCTTATTTCTTTAAGCCAAACTTTTTCTAATTTAGTTAATGTAGAAACTCACAGCTTGCTTGATTTAACAACTTTGAGTCAAATTTTTAAATACAGCCTCAGCATTCGAGAATGGCGAGAAATACCCAATTCAGGGCTGCGGTATCCGCTGCGAGTCAATCCCTCTTGTGGGAATCTTCACCCCGAAGAAATCTACGTAATGTTGGGATCGGAGATGGTAGGCCTTTATCATTATAATCTTTTAGAGCAGTGCTTAGAAAAACGTCAATCTGAAGACTTGCGTTTATTAATAGCCAAAGCCACAGGTTATCCTGAGCTTGCTAACCAGACGGCTATTGCTGTTGTGACGGGTATTGGGTGTCGCCAATATTGGAAATATCGAAATCGAGGCTATCGCTATCTTCTGCAAGATATTGGCCATGCCAGTGGCGCCTTAATGTTGGCAGCAGCAAGCCTGGGGTTTTCGGTTCGGTGTATTGCTAATTTCCCCGATCAAACCATTAAAGAATTATTGGGGCTTAATTTTTTACCCGAAGAACCTTTTGCTATCATCTCCATCGGAAAAAATTTGCAACAGTGGAAATATCCTAGTTTAAAACCAGAAGAAATCCCTCCGATTCATGAATTTTTGGGGGCACATAATAATCTAGGTGCAGAAGCCATTAAGTTTGAAGACATTGTTAAAATGAATGCAGAAAGTTTGTTAGATATAGCTGACCTAAAACCCCCTTTACAGAATAAGCCAATAACTCAAGACTATTCTTTTCCTTTTATTAAGATGCGATTTGCCGATGTAGCCTGGCAACGCAAATCCGCTCAAAGTTTTGATACCAAAAGAATGCTATCGCAAGAGGAGTTCAACTTGTTGGTTGAGACATTAAAAATTCCCTTGGCAGCGGATTTTCTTGGGTCGGTTTTTGGTGGGGCTCCACAATCATGGTTAGAATATTATTGTTTTGTGCATCAGGTGGAGGGAATGGTGCCAGGTGTCTATCAACTTGTCCCTGAAACCTCACAATGGATTTTACTGCAAGAGGGCAATTTTAGCCAAGAGTGCGCTCAATTGCATTTAGAACAAACTTTTTTAAGCTCGAGCGCCATCACTTTGAGTATGGTTGGAAATTTTCAAGCAAGCCTCGATCGATTTGGAGAACGAGGTTATCGATTATTAAATTTAGAAGCAGGTCTACGCGGTCAATTGCTTTATCTTACAACGCAAGCTTTAGGTTTGCGAAGTGTGGCCATTGGGGCCTTTTATGATGATGAACTGAACCAATTTTTGAGCCTGCCCATTCCACAAAAACAGGTCATTTATAGTTTTGCCATAGGTTATTAAAACGCGATGTCAATACGAGCTTAAGCAACACACTTCTGTCATTGCGAAGCCAGCAGGCTGAAGCAATCTCTTCTGCTTGAGCGATGGGATTGCCGCGCCCGTTGGGCTCGCAATGACAGAGTTTATTCATCAGGGCTAGGGCTTGGGGTGCTGCTAATCAAATTTTCAGCTGTCTTACCATGATCATCACTTAAGTCGGTTTCTTCAACGAGAGGAGACTTTGAAGTAGAAGAATTAGATTTAAAAGACCGTTGAATCGATAAACGAGCTTTGTCTAATAGATTGCCGGTGGCAAGAAAGCCTTTCTTAATGCCTTTGCCTAAAGCTTGCCCAACGCGTTTAAACCCACCGCCAATTTCTTTGACCCCTCCCTTGAGTTCTTCACCGGAGCTGTCTTTTTTTGAAGAGGTTTTTACCGGCTCGATACTGTTGGGAGCATCCAAGGCATCACTGGTATCGGAATTTTGAGATTCAGGCGTTTGGGGTGGAACGGCATTGGCGCCCTGAATGATAAAAAATAATAATAGAATCGATAAAGCAAATGTCCTCATGCAACCCTCCATATAAATCACGTCATCCCGGACTTGCTCCGGGACCCATCTATAATATAGATTAAGAAAAATTGCCAAATAAGTTTGTACAAATTTTGTACAAACTAAACTAGAACTCAAAATGTCATTCCCGCCCCTGCCAGAGTTTACCCCTGCGCAGGCAGGGGCAGGGGTAAACTCCGGCGGGAATCCAGAACTGTCTGAAAGCGCTGGATCCCTGCCTCCGCAGGGATGACAGCAAAGCTGTTATTTATTTAATAACGGCAAACATGCATAGATAAAGCATTAGCGGTTATATCAATAAAGTTGTTTGCAAGTCCTCAAAATTTTTGTATATTTCCCTTTAGTGTTTCCGACTCGATTATTGATAAAGCCCAAATT
This Deltaproteobacteria bacterium DNA region includes the following protein-coding sequences:
- a CDS encoding SagB family peptide dehydrogenase: MLAFGIEFHQLTKLSYQSVRENVYQPDWNQQPAPFRHFQQGPLLLLEPHPTTPLISLSQTFSNLVNVETHSLLDLTTLSQIFKYSLSIREWREIPNSGLRYPLRVNPSCGNLHPEEIYVMLGSEMVGLYHYNLLEQCLEKRQSEDLRLLIAKATGYPELANQTAIAVVTGIGCRQYWKYRNRGYRYLLQDIGHASGALMLAAASLGFSVRCIANFPDQTIKELLGLNFLPEEPFAIISIGKNLQQWKYPSLKPEEIPPIHEFLGAHNNLGAEAIKFEDIVKMNAESLLDIADLKPPLQNKPITQDYSFPFIKMRFADVAWQRKSAQSFDTKRMLSQEEFNLLVETLKIPLAADFLGSVFGGAPQSWLEYYCFVHQVEGMVPGVYQLVPETSQWILLQEGNFSQECAQLHLEQTFLSSSAITLSMVGNFQASLDRFGERGYRLLNLEAGLRGQLLYLTTQALGLRSVAIGAFYDDELNQFLSLPIPQKQVIYSFAIGY